From the genome of Acidihalobacter aeolianus:
CTAACCAACATCCTGCGCGACGTCCGCGAGGATGCTGAACGCGGGCGCATCTACATCCCCCTGGACGAGCTGAATCGTTTCGGCGTCGCACCCGAGGAACTGCGGCACGGACGCACGAGCGATTCGATCAAGACCCTGTTCGCATTCCAGGCAGAGCGTGCGCGCAACTACTATGCCCGCGCGCTCGGTCACCTGCCTGCGATCGACCGTCCCGCACAGCGCAGCGGACTCATCATGGCCGAGATCTACCGCACCCTGCTCGATGAAATCGAACGTGACGGCTACCGCGTGCTGGAACACCGCATCCGCCTGACGCCGTTGCGCAAGCTGTGGATCGCATGGCGCGTGGCGCGTCGCGAACGCAGACTCCAGCCAGGCGCCGCCGTGGCGTGAAGCCCGTCGTCGTCGTCGGTGCCGGCTGGGCCGGGCTGAGCGCGGCACTGCATCTGATCTCGGCGGGCATTCCCGTCGTGTTGCTCGAAGCAGCGAGCGTCGCCGGCGGCAGGGCGCGCGACCTCCCTGCCCAGCCGCATCGCGACAACGGGCAGCATCTGCTGATCGGCGCATACTGTGAAACACTCGCGTTGCTCCAGCGTCTGGGCGTACAGCGTGCAGAGGCATTCCACGAGACCCCGCTCGATCTGTTCATGCGCCCATCGCCGGACGGCGCCCCTGTGCGCCTCCGCGGCGGACAGCTACCGGGCAAGCTGCATCTGTTGCAGGCCCTGGCTGGTGCGCGGGGTATCGACTGGTCCACGCGACTGGCCCTGCTGCGCTCCGCCCGCCTGCTGCGTGGCATCCCGCCCGTGCATGCCACCGCACGCGAATGGCTGCTGGGCTGCGGACAGAACGAAACCGCTATCTCCCTGATCTGGGCACCGTTGTGTCTGGCCGCACTCAACCTACCCGTTGAAGCGGCTTCGGCCCGCGTGCTGCAACGCACCCTCGCCGAAGCCTTCGCAGACGCGGACTGTGCAAAGCTGCTGATACCGAAGCAGCCTCTCGGCGCATTGCTTCCGCGCCCTGCATTGCATGAACTCGCCCGTCGCGGGGCCGACATCCGCCTCAACAGCCGTGTAAGCGAACTGATTGCCACGGACGACCGCATCACTCGCGTACGCCTGCGCGGCAACAACTGTATGGACGCCGATCACGTCGTACTGGCCGTATCGCCAGCGGCAGCCGCACGTCTGCTGCAATGCCTGCCAGCCACCCGGGAACTTGCACAGGACATCACCGCGTTAGGTCGTTCCCCCATCGTTACGGCCTATCTCGAATACAC
Proteins encoded in this window:
- the hpnE gene encoding hydroxysqualene dehydroxylase HpnE, encoding MKPVVVVGAGWAGLSAALHLISAGIPVVLLEAASVAGGRARDLPAQPHRDNGQHLLIGAYCETLALLQRLGVQRAEAFHETPLDLFMRPSPDGAPVRLRGGQLPGKLHLLQALAGARGIDWSTRLALLRSARLLRGIPPVHATAREWLLGCGQNETAISLIWAPLCLAALNLPVEAASARVLQRTLAEAFADADCAKLLIPKQPLGALLPRPALHELARRGADIRLNSRVSELIATDDRITRVRLRGNNCMDADHVVLAVSPAAAARLLQCLPATRELAQDITALGRSPIVTAYLEYTPSARLDPPLQALLNPPATWLFDRRIAGEPGIIAAVLSGPGPDTELMKEFLAERITAQIGCHFPNWGKPRQVQIIRERAATFLATPDNETRRPSSQTPLAGLWLAGDYTATGLPATLEGAVRSGLECATKIIRRLD